Proteins encoded in a region of the Stieleria neptunia genome:
- a CDS encoding aldehyde dehydrogenase family protein gives MSTAVKPSLLPEVEAFLGRGRLASFVGGKAMGSENDNSIATTDPGSGDKLADVVELTAKQVDEAVDVADAAFKQSAWATMPVNERAALLHRLADAVEKHKAIIGQIESLDAGKVQSQAQGDVQNFADTIRYFADMAQHVNPRTTLAVKGHEAWTVRQPWGVCAFIFPWNFPFLLIGWGIAPALAAGNTVVIKPAEDTPLSAIYLAELAKEVGIPDGVINVITGGGASVGSALSANTKIKRMSFTGSPEVGRLVGEACGRNLVPVKLELGGKGAAVIFNDVDVAETAQKLAGAITFHTGQVCCDATRWLVQQDIYDEFVNQCVDQLSQVKIGHQLDDQTQMGPVVNAKQRQRVLSYLEKGQAEGAECLLPGGAAKVEGYDGHFVKPALLAGSLDNVAAQEEIFGPVAYLAPFQTESQAIEMANHTHYGLANSVWTSDLARAARVAESMIAGNSWINAHNVFAHGVPYGGVNLSGVGGGVLSFETLMDYYRSTSVVRPL, from the coding sequence ATGAGCACTGCCGTCAAACCTTCACTGCTGCCCGAAGTCGAAGCGTTCTTGGGTCGTGGGCGTTTGGCCAGCTTCGTCGGCGGCAAAGCGATGGGATCGGAAAATGACAACAGCATTGCGACGACCGATCCGGGGTCCGGCGACAAACTCGCCGACGTCGTGGAGCTGACCGCCAAACAGGTCGACGAGGCGGTCGACGTTGCCGACGCGGCGTTCAAACAATCGGCCTGGGCGACGATGCCGGTCAACGAACGCGCCGCCCTGTTGCACCGCTTGGCCGATGCGGTCGAAAAGCACAAAGCGATCATCGGCCAAATCGAATCGCTCGATGCGGGCAAGGTCCAGTCACAAGCTCAAGGCGACGTCCAAAACTTTGCCGACACGATTCGTTACTTCGCCGACATGGCCCAACACGTCAATCCTCGCACCACGTTGGCGGTCAAGGGCCACGAAGCTTGGACGGTGCGTCAGCCCTGGGGTGTTTGCGCGTTCATCTTTCCCTGGAATTTTCCGTTCCTGTTGATCGGCTGGGGAATCGCGCCCGCGCTGGCGGCCGGCAACACCGTCGTGATCAAACCCGCCGAAGACACGCCCTTGTCCGCGATCTATCTGGCGGAACTGGCGAAAGAGGTCGGGATCCCCGACGGCGTGATCAACGTGATCACCGGCGGAGGCGCCTCGGTCGGGTCGGCACTTTCGGCCAACACCAAAATCAAACGCATGTCGTTCACCGGGTCGCCCGAAGTCGGACGACTGGTCGGCGAAGCCTGTGGACGCAACCTGGTTCCCGTCAAATTGGAACTTGGTGGCAAGGGAGCCGCGGTGATCTTCAACGATGTTGACGTTGCCGAAACGGCGCAAAAACTGGCCGGTGCGATCACCTTTCACACCGGACAGGTCTGCTGCGACGCGACACGCTGGTTGGTGCAACAAGACATCTATGACGAATTCGTCAATCAATGCGTCGACCAGCTTTCCCAAGTCAAAATCGGCCATCAACTGGACGACCAAACCCAAATGGGACCGGTCGTCAACGCCAAGCAACGCCAACGCGTGCTCAGCTACCTGGAAAAGGGTCAAGCCGAAGGCGCCGAGTGCCTGCTGCCCGGTGGTGCCGCCAAGGTAGAAGGCTACGACGGTCATTTTGTCAAACCGGCCCTGCTGGCCGGTTCGCTGGATAACGTCGCCGCCCAAGAAGAAATCTTTGGACCGGTCGCTTATCTGGCACCGTTTCAAACCGAAAGTCAAGCGATCGAGATGGCCAACCACACCCACTACGGACTGGCCAACAGCGTTTGGACGTCTGACCTGGCACGTGCCGCCCGGGTCGCCGAGTCGATGATCGCGGGCAACAGTTGGATCAACGCCCACAACGTGTTTGCCCACGGTGTCCCTTATGGCGGTGTGAACCTGAGCGGCGTGGGCGGTGGGGTGCTGTCGTTCGAAACGCTGATGGATTACTACCGCAGCACCTCGGTCGTCCGACCGCTGTGA
- a CDS encoding putative glycoside hydrolase, whose amino-acid sequence MKRPARLFAVVLMLSVHTVTVAVEPVSEASSTAVTVPGFSWDRVPLNLHFGKRTTDLTDSEIDFVARHSRLICLEKSHGARVHGSTEAGIADTARRVTARNPDAKVLFYFNAFINWPGYEAFESYRPEWTLRKANGEIVKHTSGTPRPDPSNAEFRQWWSDVVVSANRSAPLGGVFIDALPQAISPGLAQQVGDAKARAVVAGLREMIALTKRKLGPDSIVLVNGLRTTDFREILDWDGIDGVMIEHFGAFRTTAPEDLKADMDSIAIAAAKGKFVVLKGWPGFNWLDRDMMRRPHAELLELARQRITFPLACFLVAAQTGSHFCYSWGYTDTHGMLDAYPELERPLGPPKADATWQGLTATREFEHASVWVDLANQKARIEWQR is encoded by the coding sequence ATGAAACGCCCGGCCCGTTTGTTCGCCGTCGTGTTGATGCTCTCGGTCCACACCGTCACCGTCGCGGTGGAGCCGGTGTCCGAAGCGTCTTCGACCGCCGTCACCGTTCCCGGTTTCAGCTGGGATCGCGTCCCGCTGAACCTTCACTTCGGGAAACGCACGACGGACCTGACCGATTCGGAAATCGATTTTGTCGCCCGTCACAGTCGATTGATCTGTTTGGAAAAAAGCCACGGTGCCCGCGTCCATGGCAGCACCGAAGCGGGCATCGCGGACACGGCCCGACGCGTCACGGCGCGCAATCCCGATGCCAAGGTGTTGTTCTATTTCAACGCCTTCATCAACTGGCCGGGCTACGAAGCGTTTGAATCGTATCGGCCGGAGTGGACCTTGCGGAAGGCGAACGGTGAAATCGTCAAACACACTTCGGGCACGCCGCGCCCCGATCCGTCCAACGCCGAGTTTCGCCAGTGGTGGTCCGACGTCGTCGTGTCGGCCAACCGCTCCGCCCCACTGGGCGGTGTCTTCATCGACGCGCTGCCGCAAGCCATCTCGCCCGGTTTGGCCCAACAAGTCGGTGACGCCAAGGCCCGTGCGGTCGTCGCCGGACTCCGCGAAATGATCGCGCTGACGAAACGCAAACTTGGCCCCGACAGCATTGTCCTGGTCAACGGTCTGCGGACCACCGATTTTCGCGAGATCCTGGATTGGGATGGAATCGACGGCGTGATGATCGAACACTTCGGCGCGTTCCGCACCACCGCCCCGGAAGATCTGAAGGCCGACATGGATTCGATCGCGATCGCTGCGGCCAAGGGCAAGTTTGTCGTCCTGAAAGGTTGGCCGGGATTCAACTGGCTGGATCGCGACATGATGAGACGCCCCCATGCCGAGCTGTTGGAACTTGCCCGACAACGGATCACGTTCCCGCTTGCATGTTTCCTGGTCGCCGCGCAAACCGGTTCGCACTTCTGCTATTCCTGGGGCTACACCGATACGCACGGCATGCTGGATGCGTATCCGGAGCTAGAGCGTCCGCTGGGCCCCCCTAAGGCCGATGCGACATGGCAGGGATTGACCGCCACACGCGAATTTGAACACGCGTCGGTTTGGGTCGATCTGGCCAATCAAAAGGCACGGATCGAGTGGCAGCGATAG
- a CDS encoding DUF1553 domain-containing protein: MRRLRLLAVCTVLLATGATVRGDDSPLDFKSQIAPILQRHCVRCHSPNNNQGDLSLATIDDLRGNDYVIAGDPESSYLLELVTPSGGQPAAMPKEAQPLSEAEINSLRKWISEGAAWPSDVVLKEQSKADETWWALQPLRVAKPAPLHSNTIDEFIRAKLADKQLQMNPPADRRTLIRRVTFDLIGLPPTPQDVDAFVHDSDPMAYEKLVDRLLASPHYGERYARHWLDLAHYADTHGFERDMRRDNAWRYRDYVIESFNDDKPYHRFLQEQIAGDVLWPDDEQAVIATGFLSAGPWDFVGHVETKSDQLRRSARVLDLDDMTTQVMTTTMAMTVNCARCHDHKLDPISQREYYQLQSVFAGVRRDERIISDASLKAYESEKQQWIKRRNQIDFELARLQGGGLDLADIVGGGNGSGTGTFRQGIDVRNAKVQTRDFGRLGNVVPNQFAASDFDFVDGVFVPSGESGQAKIPVSSTGMTVTGLPTTSGDAWDMIRNGPVASQHSPELDGIDFTQDGHSVLGLHANAGITFDISAIRQSLTGGAAENIPGTPLRFTAQLGYFGASGSHRADAWVFVDGQNVAEFKQLGRGDGLQPIDIELSPTVRFLTLVSTDGGNGIGHDQIGFGDPRIRPKTSPARSDADANRIETLRRERDEVTSKLDALGPPPRFYGVVAEKTLPEVRLLIRGNPETPGGDVLPPAALSALAMLEPELGTVTTDQGQRRAALAQWITSIDNPLVRRVIVNRLWHWHFGQGLVDTPSDFGFGGGRPSHPELLDWLADALVDHDWSLKAMHRLIVTSDTYKQSSRHRESAAKVDAENRLLWRQNRQRIEAEAIRDAVLFVSGKLNLRRGGPGFEDFEYQDAYAPIYSYTTADRPELWRRSIYRYIVRTTPDRFLATLDCPDPANLTPKRITTTTPLQSLALFNNDFMLRQARYFAQRLRREAGDDAAAQVQHAFALALGRQPSQQEARLATEFVKRQGLFALCRSLFNLNEFVYVD; the protein is encoded by the coding sequence ATGAGGCGATTGCGGCTGCTGGCGGTCTGTACGGTGTTGCTGGCGACGGGTGCTACGGTACGCGGCGATGATTCACCGTTGGATTTCAAGTCACAGATCGCGCCGATCCTGCAGCGGCACTGCGTTCGGTGTCATTCGCCGAACAACAACCAGGGTGATCTCTCGTTGGCGACGATCGACGACTTGCGTGGTAACGACTACGTCATCGCGGGTGACCCGGAGAGCAGTTATCTGCTGGAACTCGTCACGCCGTCGGGCGGCCAACCCGCCGCGATGCCGAAGGAAGCGCAGCCGCTCTCGGAGGCCGAAATCAATTCACTTCGGAAATGGATTTCTGAAGGAGCGGCCTGGCCGAGCGACGTTGTCCTGAAGGAACAGTCCAAGGCGGATGAAACATGGTGGGCGCTGCAACCGTTGCGCGTCGCGAAACCCGCGCCGTTGCATTCCAACACAATCGATGAGTTCATTCGCGCCAAGCTGGCCGACAAACAACTGCAGATGAATCCGCCGGCCGACCGTCGCACGTTGATTCGTCGCGTGACCTTCGATCTGATCGGATTGCCGCCGACGCCCCAGGATGTCGATGCGTTTGTCCATGACTCCGACCCGATGGCCTATGAAAAATTGGTCGATCGATTGTTGGCATCCCCCCATTACGGCGAACGATACGCACGACACTGGCTGGATCTGGCGCACTACGCGGACACGCATGGATTTGAACGCGACATGCGACGCGACAATGCCTGGCGCTATCGAGACTATGTGATCGAATCGTTCAACGACGACAAACCGTACCACCGCTTTCTTCAAGAACAGATCGCTGGGGATGTCTTGTGGCCGGACGACGAACAGGCGGTGATCGCGACCGGCTTTCTTTCCGCCGGGCCCTGGGATTTCGTCGGACACGTCGAAACCAAGAGCGATCAACTGCGTCGGTCCGCTCGAGTGCTGGACCTGGATGACATGACCACGCAAGTCATGACCACCACCATGGCGATGACGGTCAATTGTGCCCGCTGCCACGATCACAAGCTGGACCCGATTTCGCAACGAGAGTATTACCAGCTACAATCCGTCTTCGCCGGCGTGCGGCGAGACGAACGCATTATCAGCGATGCGTCGCTGAAGGCGTACGAATCGGAAAAGCAACAATGGATCAAACGTCGCAATCAGATCGACTTTGAACTCGCCCGGCTGCAAGGTGGTGGGCTCGATCTGGCCGACATCGTCGGTGGTGGAAACGGAAGCGGCACCGGGACGTTTCGCCAGGGCATCGATGTCCGCAATGCGAAGGTCCAGACCCGCGACTTCGGAAGACTCGGCAACGTGGTGCCAAATCAATTCGCCGCCTCGGACTTTGATTTTGTGGACGGCGTGTTTGTCCCCAGCGGTGAGTCCGGCCAGGCCAAGATTCCCGTCAGCTCGACGGGCATGACCGTCACCGGGTTGCCCACGACCTCCGGCGACGCCTGGGACATGATTCGCAACGGCCCCGTCGCCAGCCAGCATTCACCCGAACTCGACGGAATCGATTTCACCCAAGACGGTCACAGCGTCCTGGGATTGCACGCCAACGCGGGAATCACGTTCGACATCTCGGCCATTCGCCAGAGTCTGACTGGTGGCGCTGCCGAGAACATCCCGGGAACGCCGCTTCGGTTCACCGCACAACTCGGTTACTTCGGCGCCTCCGGTTCGCATCGTGCCGATGCCTGGGTCTTTGTCGACGGACAGAACGTGGCCGAGTTCAAACAACTCGGGCGCGGTGATGGACTGCAGCCCATCGACATCGAACTGTCTCCGACGGTCCGTTTTCTGACACTCGTGTCGACCGACGGTGGCAACGGAATCGGGCATGATCAAATCGGGTTTGGTGATCCGCGCATCCGCCCCAAAACGTCGCCGGCTCGCTCCGATGCCGATGCAAATCGGATTGAGACACTCCGCCGCGAACGTGACGAGGTGACGTCGAAACTTGATGCGCTCGGCCCACCGCCGCGATTCTATGGCGTGGTCGCCGAGAAGACTTTGCCGGAGGTGCGTTTATTGATTCGCGGGAATCCAGAAACGCCCGGCGGTGACGTCTTGCCACCGGCGGCGTTGTCGGCATTGGCGATGTTGGAACCGGAACTCGGGACGGTCACGACAGACCAGGGGCAGCGTCGCGCGGCACTGGCGCAATGGATCACATCGATCGACAATCCGCTGGTGCGACGCGTCATCGTCAACCGACTCTGGCACTGGCATTTCGGCCAAGGACTTGTCGACACGCCCAGTGATTTCGGATTCGGTGGCGGTCGTCCCTCGCATCCCGAACTGCTCGATTGGCTCGCCGATGCATTGGTCGATCATGACTGGTCGCTGAAGGCCATGCACCGTTTGATCGTGACCAGCGACACCTACAAACAGTCCAGCCGGCACCGCGAATCGGCGGCCAAGGTTGATGCCGAAAATCGACTGCTGTGGCGACAGAATCGCCAACGCATTGAAGCCGAAGCGATTCGCGACGCCGTCTTGTTCGTCAGCGGAAAACTAAACCTTCGTCGCGGCGGCCCGGGGTTCGAAGATTTTGAATACCAGGATGCCTACGCCCCGATCTACTCCTACACCACCGCCGACCGTCCCGAGCTGTGGCGACGGAGCATCTATCGCTACATCGTGCGGACCACCCCCGACCGGTTTCTCGCCACGCTGGACTGCCCCGATCCGGCAAACCTGACACCCAAGCGGATCACGACCACCACCCCGCTGCAGTCGCTGGCCCTGTTCAACAACGACTTCATGCTCCGGCAAGCACGCTACTTTGCCCAGCGACTGCGTCGCGAGGCGGGAGACGACGCGGCCGCACAGGTCCAACACGCGTTCGCACTCGCGCTGGGGCGGCAACCATCGCAGCAGGAGGCCCGACTGGCGACGGAGTTTGTCAAGCGACAAGGCTTGTTCGCACTGTGTCGTTCGCTGTTTAATTTGAATGAGTTCGTCTATGTCGATTGA
- a CDS encoding DUF1501 domain-containing protein, with product MSIDPRRNVALRTANHSRRTFLQSAAGGIGSLALTAMLAQEGRGAGYGRLHHPAKAKRVIQIFCPGGMSQVDTFDYKPELDKRDGSAFDPDGQLQFFASKPGNCRGSHWKFRRHGQSGLWMSDLFPRLATCIDDMAFLYSMHSKTALHGPACFMMNTGFTLPGFPSMGAWVTYGLGSEAEDLPAFVVLPDPRGLPPGGIINWGAGFLPAQHQATTLDTSAPQHPIADLFPPRDFAQATPASDRAGLNFLQQLNELHRQTRPGDTELEARIKAYEMAARLQLSAPEATDLSRESQSTRDLYQTEHPDVGPFGRQCLLARRLVQRGVRFVQIYCGAENTTAKKIRPNWDSHEDLPRDHGYWGAVLDGGASALLKDLKQRGMLDETLVICTTEFGRQPAAQGNGLGRDHNAGAFTAWMAGGGVRGGIGFGATDELGFKAVEHPTYSYDLHATALHLLGIDHTRLTYYHNGIERRLTDVHGHVIEPILA from the coding sequence ATGTCGATTGATCCCCGACGAAATGTCGCTTTAAGAACAGCGAACCATTCGCGGCGCACGTTCCTGCAATCGGCGGCCGGCGGAATCGGCTCCCTCGCGCTGACGGCAATGCTGGCCCAGGAAGGACGCGGCGCGGGATACGGCCGGTTGCATCATCCGGCCAAGGCCAAGCGTGTGATCCAGATCTTCTGTCCCGGTGGGATGAGTCAGGTGGACACATTTGACTACAAACCCGAGTTGGACAAACGCGACGGATCGGCGTTCGATCCCGATGGCCAGTTGCAATTTTTTGCGTCCAAGCCGGGCAACTGTCGTGGCAGTCACTGGAAATTTCGCCGACATGGCCAGTCCGGACTTTGGATGAGCGATCTGTTTCCGCGGCTGGCGACGTGCATCGACGACATGGCATTCCTCTACTCGATGCACAGCAAGACGGCGCTGCATGGACCGGCCTGTTTTATGATGAATACGGGATTCACGCTGCCCGGTTTCCCCAGCATGGGCGCCTGGGTGACGTACGGCCTGGGCAGTGAAGCGGAGGATTTGCCCGCGTTCGTGGTGTTGCCCGATCCACGCGGTCTGCCGCCCGGCGGGATCATCAACTGGGGTGCCGGTTTTCTGCCGGCGCAACATCAAGCCACAACGCTGGACACGTCCGCCCCACAGCACCCGATCGCCGATCTGTTTCCCCCCAGGGACTTCGCCCAGGCGACGCCGGCCAGCGATCGAGCCGGATTAAATTTTCTGCAGCAGTTGAATGAACTGCACCGCCAGACCCGGCCCGGCGACACGGAACTGGAAGCGCGGATCAAGGCCTATGAGATGGCGGCTCGCTTGCAACTGAGTGCCCCCGAAGCCACGGATTTGAGCCGGGAAAGTCAATCCACCCGAGACCTTTACCAGACCGAACATCCCGACGTCGGCCCGTTCGGACGGCAGTGCTTGCTGGCGCGACGATTGGTCCAGCGCGGCGTGCGATTTGTGCAGATCTATTGTGGGGCGGAGAACACGACCGCCAAAAAGATCCGCCCCAACTGGGACAGCCACGAAGACTTGCCGCGCGACCACGGTTATTGGGGCGCGGTCCTGGACGGTGGCGCCTCGGCGTTGTTGAAGGACCTGAAACAGCGCGGCATGCTGGACGAGACGCTGGTCATCTGCACGACCGAATTCGGTCGTCAACCGGCGGCGCAAGGCAATGGCCTGGGACGCGACCACAATGCCGGTGCCTTCACGGCATGGATGGCCGGGGGCGGAGTCCGCGGAGGGATCGGTTTTGGCGCGACCGACGAGTTAGGTTTCAAAGCGGTCGAACACCCGACCTACAGCTACGATCTGCATGCCACCGCGCTGCACCTGCTGGGCATCGATCACACGCGACTGACGTATTACCACAACGGGATCGAGCGTCGTCTAACCGATGTTCACGGCCATGTGATCGAGCCGATCTTGGCGTAA
- a CDS encoding sulfatase-like hydrolase/transferase, whose translation MNRFYFVLLCGILFGNIALADKPNVLLIVSDDQGYNDLGLLGNGILTPNLDRIATEGTRLTNFYVAWPACTPSRASLLTGRYPQRNGIYDMIRNEAPDYGYRYTPDQYAVTFERIGGMDLREITIADLLKRSDYHTAIFGKWDLGSLKRFLPTSRGFDDFYGFVNTGIDYYTHERYGVPSMFRNQSPTEEDKGTYCTNLFEREALRFLREWAGEAPFFLYVPFNAPHNSSSLDPAIRSSVQAPDEFKKLYPDVEVEYRTTNKHKYADHATVTTPEARRRDYRAAVTCMDASIGKLLDELETKGCLDDTIVIFFSDNGGSGGADNSPLRGKKATMWEGGVRVPCLVRWPGGGIPAGAINDQLLTSLEIFPSLVKATGGETPADLPLDGFDWWPTLRGEQTSPRRDMFWKRRDHRAARIGNWKWVQLGDQNGMLFDLQTDIGESTDLANQYPEVARDIEARFQQWQTEMDASEPRGPFRDF comes from the coding sequence ATGAACCGTTTCTATTTTGTACTGCTGTGTGGAATCCTGTTCGGCAACATCGCTCTCGCGGACAAACCGAATGTGTTGTTGATCGTTTCCGACGACCAGGGATACAACGACTTGGGGCTGCTCGGCAATGGGATCCTGACACCGAACCTGGACCGGATCGCGACAGAGGGAACTCGGCTGACGAACTTTTATGTCGCTTGGCCGGCCTGCACTCCTTCCAGGGCAAGCCTGTTGACCGGTCGCTATCCGCAGCGCAATGGCATCTACGACATGATTCGCAACGAGGCCCCCGATTACGGTTATCGCTACACGCCGGACCAATATGCGGTCACGTTTGAACGCATCGGCGGGATGGACTTGAGAGAAATCACGATCGCCGATTTGTTGAAACGGTCTGACTACCACACCGCGATCTTTGGCAAGTGGGATCTGGGCAGCTTGAAGCGTTTTTTGCCGACGTCGCGCGGGTTCGATGACTTTTACGGCTTCGTCAATACCGGAATCGATTACTACACGCACGAGCGATACGGCGTGCCAAGCATGTTTCGCAATCAGTCGCCGACCGAGGAAGACAAGGGGACCTATTGCACGAACTTGTTCGAACGAGAAGCGTTGCGGTTTTTACGCGAGTGGGCCGGCGAAGCACCGTTCTTTCTGTACGTACCCTTCAACGCGCCACACAATTCCTCGTCGCTAGATCCGGCCATCCGCAGTTCCGTTCAGGCCCCCGACGAGTTCAAGAAGCTGTATCCGGACGTCGAAGTCGAGTATCGGACCACGAACAAACACAAATACGCGGACCATGCGACCGTGACGACCCCCGAAGCCCGCCGCCGCGATTACCGTGCGGCGGTCACCTGCATGGATGCGTCGATCGGCAAGCTGCTCGATGAATTGGAAACCAAGGGCTGTCTGGACGACACGATCGTGATCTTCTTTTCCGACAACGGGGGATCGGGCGGCGCCGACAACAGCCCGCTGCGTGGCAAGAAAGCAACGATGTGGGAAGGCGGCGTTCGCGTTCCCTGTCTGGTCCGTTGGCCCGGCGGTGGCATTCCCGCCGGTGCGATCAACGACCAACTTTTGACCTCGTTAGAAATCTTCCCCAGTCTTGTCAAAGCGACCGGTGGCGAAACACCCGCGGATCTGCCCCTGGACGGATTCGACTGGTGGCCGACGCTTCGTGGCGAACAGACGTCACCGCGCCGCGACATGTTCTGGAAACGCCGCGACCACCGGGCCGCGCGGATCGGGAACTGGAAATGGGTGCAATTGGGCGACCAGAACGGCATGCTGTTTGATTTGCAAACCGACATCGGCGAATCAACCGACCTTGCCAATCAATACCCCGAAGTCGCACGCGACATCGAAGCCCGCTTCCAACAATGGCAAACCGAGATGGATGCATCCGAGCCCCGCGGTCCCTTCCGCGACTTCTAG
- a CDS encoding dockerin type I domain-containing protein has protein sequence MMIALFADKHRSLPHRRNAHRNARQNRRRTLRHESLEYRHLLAVLGATDSVGTTRLPLDHSVPSAVRSVAVEESFTTALEVEAGGSGASTQVAISAEGRFVAFESTASNLVPHDDNVVDDVFVFDRQLDRFQSPSLASIVLTGAGQTVDTFQWAAGIAETVRTVDIRGSGANQVVISRAQIETSTPDQDLLIVSDPGDEISFESGWTFTSVELIRGQWERSFVNGLATVRVVGPHDWTNPVQATDVNGQNGMTALDALNVINAIAIGHEHANALFDAQAVLVDARTIAPERFFFYDVNGDLALTPRDALNVINALGRQQNAAEAEPILVAMMAADPVGDSIAEEPFESVGLQSEADRKVCAVSAQTKRVASSVNSTPPQLERADTPELNDERSSVVDQTMLVQWDWIDDSL, from the coding sequence ATGATGATTGCTCTCTTCGCTGACAAGCATCGCAGCCTGCCCCATCGACGAAATGCCCACCGCAATGCTCGACAAAATCGGCGTCGGACCTTGCGGCACGAATCGCTCGAGTACCGCCATTTGCTCGCCGTGCTCGGAGCGACCGATTCGGTCGGGACAACGAGACTCCCCCTGGATCATTCGGTTCCATCGGCCGTCCGCAGCGTTGCCGTGGAGGAATCGTTCACGACGGCGTTGGAGGTTGAAGCCGGTGGCAGCGGTGCCAGCACTCAGGTTGCCATCAGCGCCGAAGGCCGATTCGTCGCGTTCGAGTCGACCGCCAGCAATCTGGTCCCGCATGACGACAACGTGGTGGATGATGTCTTTGTGTTCGACCGACAACTGGACCGTTTCCAGTCACCGTCTTTGGCATCGATCGTTTTGACGGGGGCCGGTCAGACGGTCGACACGTTCCAGTGGGCCGCTGGCATCGCCGAAACGGTGCGGACCGTCGACATTCGCGGTAGCGGCGCGAACCAAGTGGTGATCAGTCGGGCTCAGATCGAGACGTCGACGCCCGATCAAGATCTATTGATCGTGTCCGATCCCGGTGATGAAATCAGCTTTGAATCGGGGTGGACCTTCACGTCGGTCGAGCTGATCCGAGGTCAATGGGAGCGCTCGTTCGTCAACGGATTGGCCACGGTGCGAGTCGTCGGCCCCCATGACTGGACGAATCCGGTTCAGGCGACCGACGTCAACGGCCAGAACGGCATGACCGCACTGGATGCATTGAACGTGATCAACGCGATCGCGATCGGCCATGAGCACGCCAATGCGTTGTTCGACGCGCAAGCGGTGCTGGTGGATGCCCGGACGATCGCCCCCGAGCGGTTCTTTTTCTACGACGTGAACGGCGATCTCGCATTGACGCCTCGCGATGCGTTGAACGTGATCAACGCCTTGGGACGGCAGCAGAACGCGGCGGAAGCCGAACCGATTTTGGTCGCGATGATGGCTGCGGATCCGGTCGGTGATTCCATCGCAGAGGAACCATTCGAGTCCGTCGGGCTGCAATCGGAGGCGGATAGAAAAGTGTGTGCGGTGTCGGCCCAAACGAAGCGTGTCGCATCAAGCGTCAACTCGACCCCACCGCAACTCGAACGTGCGGACACGCCGGAACTCAATGACGAACGCTCCTCGGTCGTGGATCAAACGATGCTCGTCCAATGGGACTGGATCGATGACTCCTTGTAG
- the hpt gene encoding hypoxanthine phosphoribosyltransferase, with amino-acid sequence MRILLDENQLQAGVERLATEIDRFYGAQRPLTVIAVMTGSLVLFADLIRRLSMPQRVGVIQASSYRGGTESGKLEVNANMLIDVKDREVLLVDDIFDTGRTLDRLSGMIKELGAKSTKTAVLLHKHREHAVSLRPDFVAFEIPDEFVVGYGLDYMDMYRNLPYLAVLETHEIEATEHKSKQ; translated from the coding sequence ATGCGTATTTTGCTTGATGAGAACCAGTTACAGGCCGGAGTCGAACGCTTGGCCACGGAAATCGATCGGTTTTACGGGGCGCAGCGGCCGCTGACCGTGATTGCGGTGATGACGGGCAGTCTGGTCCTGTTTGCCGATCTGATTCGTCGTCTGTCGATGCCGCAACGAGTTGGCGTGATCCAGGCGTCGAGTTATCGTGGGGGGACCGAATCGGGAAAGCTGGAGGTCAACGCGAACATGCTGATCGACGTCAAAGATCGCGAGGTGTTGTTGGTCGATGACATTTTTGACACCGGACGCACGTTGGATCGGTTGTCGGGGATGATCAAGGAACTCGGTGCAAAATCGACCAAGACGGCGGTGTTGTTGCACAAGCATCGCGAACATGCCGTCTCGCTGCGTCCCGACTTTGTGGCGTTTGAAATCCCCGATGAATTTGTGGTCGGCTACGGCTTGGATTACATGGACATGTATCGCAACCTGCCCTATCTGGCGGTCTTGGAGACGCACGAGATCGAAGCGACGGAGCACAAATCGAAACAGTGA